Part of the Devosia sp. SL43 genome, TGAGCGTTGCCAGTTCGACCTTGTAGGGCGCGAATGTCGAGTAATCGACATGGCTGTTCAGCGGCTCGAAGGAGCTCGGGAACGACTGCAGATACTTCTGCGCACGATAGTCCTCGATCAGCACGATATCAGGAAGGCCATCGGTCGCGCCTGAAGCGAGCTGCGCCTGCAGCTTCTGTTCCATGGCGGCCTTGTCGAAGATTTCAATCTTGATGGTGTCATCAGGATGGCTGGCCTGGTAGCGCGAGAAAGCCTCTTGCATCGTTGCGCCGTTGAAATTCTGGTCCCAGCACCAAACGGTGATGTTGGCTGCCGAGGCGGCAGTGACGCTGAACAGGCTGATGCCAGTGAGCGCTACGGCAAGCGTGTTGCGCCACCGCGAGGTAATGCGGATCATGTAAGTCCTCCCTTTTCATTTGCTCTTATGTCGAGCGCTTCCTAAGCTATGCCTCTGGTGCAATGCGTCCATGCCAAATGGCATGTGGAGTTGGCGGATAGTAAGATGACTGAACGGGTATATTACGAGCCCGATGCCAACGGGGTAGAGCGGCTTCCGACGGTGCTGTCGATGTTTCATGCATCGCCACCCGTCATGCGCACGCCCCATTGGCACGCGCAGGTGGAGATCAATTATATCGTGCGCGGCTGGGTCCACTATAAGATGAGCGGCCATGAGATGCGCCTGAATGCGGGCGATCTCGCGCTGTTCTGGGGCGGCCTGCCGCATCAGTTGGACGACACGGCCGACGACGTGATCTACGCTGGCGGGCATCTGCCGCTGGTGCATTTTTTCCGACTGCGTCTGCCCCAGGACGTGCAGTCCAAACTGATGCAGGGCACCACGCTGATCACCCGCGCGACGGACGCCTCCGATACGCTCAATTTTGCGCGATGGAACGATTATGCCCGTTCCGGCGACCCGATGAAGGCCGGCATGGCCGTGGACGAGCTGTTGCTCCGCATCGAGCGCGTCCGTTTTGACGCCTATTCGCTGCTGCCCGGCCGGGCGGACATAGCGAATTCAGTCGAAGGTCTGGATCATCACTCTTCGCCGATCGTGGTCCGCATCTGCGATTTCATCGCCGATAATTTCCGTGAGGACATTGATTCGTCCGATATCGCCCATGCGGCCAACATCCATCCCAAATACGCGATGAACGTATTCAAGAAGACCACGGGGATGACGTTGAACGACTATGTGAACCTGATGCGGCTGAGCTATGCCCAGGCCCTGCTGATGCAGGAAGACGTGAATGTGCTGCAAGTTGCGATGGATAGCGGCTTTGGTTCGCTCAGTGCATTCAACAAGTCGTTCCGCAAGATCGCCGGCATGTCACCAACCGATTT contains:
- a CDS encoding helix-turn-helix domain-containing protein, with amino-acid sequence MELADSKMTERVYYEPDANGVERLPTVLSMFHASPPVMRTPHWHAQVEINYIVRGWVHYKMSGHEMRLNAGDLALFWGGLPHQLDDTADDVIYAGGHLPLVHFFRLRLPQDVQSKLMQGTTLITRATDASDTLNFARWNDYARSGDPMKAGMAVDELLLRIERVRFDAYSLLPGRADIANSVEGLDHHSSPIVVRICDFIADNFREDIDSSDIAHAANIHPKYAMNVFKKTTGMTLNDYVNLMRLSYAQALLMQEDVNVLQVAMDSGFGSLSAFNKSFRKIAGMSPTDFRRDVRCRPSAPITVRTGPAERIN